The Streptomyces nitrosporeus genome includes a window with the following:
- a CDS encoding helix-turn-helix domain-containing protein, with translation MAVSASSSAQQARQALAERLADLCRDAGLTGLDLAERCGWSRSKSSRIMNARTPPSADDIRAWCQACGAEDQTEDLIASLRTAEGMWVNWRRMERAGLKQAQEARLPLYQRTRRFRSYSSWLVPGMIQAQPYTTAALQAIQRRRGLVDDVADAVAARMERQRVLYAGVRRFAFLVEESVLRAGIGGAEVMSGQLGHLISIASLPNVSLGVVPMRPDRERWPAEGFWIYDMAQVNIELVSGYLTITQPSEVAMYAETFAELAALAVYGAAARALITSALDALE, from the coding sequence ATGGCTGTCTCTGCATCTTCCAGTGCCCAGCAGGCCCGGCAGGCTCTCGCGGAACGTCTCGCGGATCTCTGCCGGGATGCCGGGTTGACCGGTCTCGACCTGGCCGAGCGCTGCGGATGGAGCCGGTCCAAGTCGTCCCGGATCATGAACGCCAGGACACCCCCGTCCGCTGACGACATTCGGGCCTGGTGTCAGGCGTGCGGTGCCGAGGACCAGACCGAGGACCTGATCGCCTCGCTGCGGACCGCAGAGGGCATGTGGGTCAACTGGCGCCGCATGGAGAGGGCCGGGCTCAAACAAGCGCAGGAGGCGCGCTTGCCGCTGTATCAACGGACCCGCCGTTTCCGGTCCTACTCGTCGTGGCTCGTGCCCGGCATGATCCAGGCGCAGCCGTACACCACGGCAGCGCTCCAAGCGATCCAGCGACGGCGCGGCCTGGTGGACGATGTGGCTGACGCCGTAGCCGCTCGCATGGAACGTCAGCGGGTGCTGTACGCAGGCGTCCGGCGGTTTGCGTTCCTCGTCGAAGAGTCCGTGTTGCGCGCCGGAATCGGCGGCGCCGAGGTCATGTCCGGGCAGCTTGGGCACCTGATCTCGATTGCCTCACTTCCCAACGTCAGCTTGGGGGTTGTGCCCATGCGGCCCGATCGGGAGCGCTGGCCGGCTGAGGGGTTCTGGATCTACGACATGGCACAGGTCAACATCGAATTGGTCTCCGGCTACCTCACGATCACGCAGCCCAGCGAGGTGGCCATGTATGCCGAGACGTTCGCCGAACTGGCGGCGCTGGCTGTCTACGGGGCTGCCGCTCGTGCGCTGATCACATCGGCGCTGGACGCTCTCGAATAA
- a CDS encoding recombinase family protein, which translates to MAPFVSAVGSEQLDTVRVAVYARQSKARLDSSEASPEAQLAAGEALAASRGWEVVHAFKDVGRSGWDPNAVRPAFEDLMSAVRAGEVDVVVVNELSRLTRKGAHDALDIDKEFKKYGVRFVSVLEPFLDTSNPIGVAIFALIAALAKQDSDIKAERLRGAKDEIKAVGGRHSSSAPYAMRAVREKIGNLVVSVLEPDADNPEHVEIVERMIEMSFAGISDNKIATTLASEDVPAPGEAERRATDKRMQSIKKRRVSTDDSPIRWRAQTVRWILSHPAIGGFASERVKRGKAYVNVIARNEAGAPLTPHQGVIDGARWLELQERRSRRTKTNRQPGGEATPTLLSGWRFTTCGICSGSMGQSKNNGGQDYYMCANPKGHGGLSIKRNDLDDYVAGCVWARLHAADIDDEEDREWLAEAALRFALQRDLSGVQEERRETEAHLEHVRNSIAELQADRKAGLYRGRDELTMWRATMTQYRSFEDQCTAKLEELSELTTAAIMVPSEWHEPGENPLGSGSPWAGWDVFKRREFLDLFLEGVSVGPGRDPETRKYIAVEDRVTLNWRRLESDEDHEDDEG; encoded by the coding sequence TTGGCACCGTTCGTGTCGGCCGTCGGATCCGAACAACTCGACACGGTGCGAGTCGCCGTGTACGCGCGCCAGAGCAAGGCCCGCCTGGACTCGTCCGAGGCGTCCCCAGAGGCACAACTCGCGGCCGGTGAGGCGCTGGCGGCGAGCCGGGGATGGGAGGTCGTTCACGCCTTCAAAGACGTCGGAAGGTCCGGTTGGGATCCCAACGCGGTCCGCCCGGCTTTCGAAGACCTCATGTCCGCCGTGCGCGCGGGTGAGGTCGACGTGGTGGTGGTCAACGAGCTGTCGCGGCTGACCCGCAAGGGTGCGCATGACGCGCTGGACATCGACAAGGAGTTCAAGAAGTACGGCGTTCGCTTCGTCTCCGTACTCGAACCCTTCCTGGACACGTCGAACCCGATCGGCGTTGCGATCTTCGCGCTGATCGCGGCACTCGCGAAGCAGGACAGCGACATCAAGGCGGAGCGCCTGCGCGGAGCCAAGGACGAGATCAAGGCGGTCGGTGGCCGGCACTCCAGCTCCGCCCCGTACGCGATGCGTGCTGTGCGCGAGAAGATCGGCAACCTTGTCGTGTCGGTCCTGGAGCCGGACGCGGACAACCCCGAGCACGTCGAGATCGTCGAGCGCATGATCGAGATGTCGTTCGCCGGGATCTCCGACAACAAGATCGCGACGACGCTGGCGTCAGAGGACGTACCCGCGCCCGGGGAGGCCGAACGACGAGCCACCGACAAGCGGATGCAGTCCATCAAGAAGCGCCGCGTGTCGACGGATGACAGCCCGATCCGCTGGCGAGCCCAGACAGTCCGCTGGATCCTCTCCCACCCGGCCATTGGGGGCTTCGCCAGTGAACGAGTGAAGCGGGGCAAGGCGTACGTGAACGTGATCGCCAGGAACGAGGCAGGGGCACCGCTGACGCCTCACCAGGGAGTCATCGACGGGGCCAGGTGGTTGGAACTCCAGGAGCGGCGAAGCAGGCGCACGAAGACCAACAGGCAGCCCGGCGGCGAGGCCACGCCCACCCTCCTGAGCGGCTGGCGTTTCACGACCTGCGGGATCTGCTCGGGCTCCATGGGTCAGAGCAAGAACAACGGCGGGCAGGACTACTACATGTGCGCCAATCCCAAGGGTCACGGCGGTCTGAGCATCAAGCGCAACGACCTCGACGACTACGTGGCGGGCTGTGTCTGGGCACGGCTCCACGCTGCTGACATCGACGATGAAGAGGACAGGGAATGGCTGGCGGAGGCGGCACTCCGATTTGCGCTCCAGCGTGACCTGTCCGGAGTCCAAGAGGAGAGGCGCGAGACGGAGGCGCACCTTGAGCACGTGCGGAACTCCATCGCCGAACTCCAGGCCGACCGCAAGGCGGGGCTGTACCGAGGGCGCGACGAACTGACCATGTGGCGCGCGACGATGACGCAGTACCGGAGCTTCGAGGACCAGTGCACGGCCAAGTTGGAAGAGCTGAGCGAGCTGACCACCGCAGCGATCATGGTTCCGTCGGAATGGCATGAACCGGGGGAGAACCCGCTGGGCTCTGGTTCCCCGTGGGCTGGGTGGGACGTGTTCAAGCGCCGCGAGTTCCTCGACCTCTTCCTTGAGGGCGTCTCCGTCGGCCCTGGCCGGGACCCGGAGACCCGGAAGTACATCGCGGTCGAAGACCGGGTGACGCTGAACTGGCGGCGCCTTGAGTCGGATGAGGACCACGAGGACGACGAAGGCTGA
- a CDS encoding D-alanyl-D-alanine carboxypeptidase family protein codes for MPALKQIASTVISTALLSAFALTPAVAADKDKADDKQPKPPASMSTVGGTRLGQTGTQVELGPGAPVLPKDLTARSWVVADAENGEVLAAHNAHWRLPPASTLKMLFADTVLPALQPKTMTYTVDEADLAGVGEGSSLVGIKEDHSYTVHDLWLGVFLRSGNDAVHVLSAMYGGVDATVAAMRRHAEELQALDTYVVSPDGYDAPKQVSSAYDLTLFARSGMQKADFREYAATATASFPGEKKGKKRESFEIQNTNRLITGDIGVEPYKGIAGVKNGYTSHAGNTFTGVAERDGKVLLVTVMHPDDEVSHAVYKEAASLLDWGFEASGKVSPVGMLVPPKSAEASLGKGGEAASGAAVPKEEGAHGKPVTVGTSVAAAPAGSGGVWTALSVTAGSLLLLAAGVYLVNRRWPLPDLVRRLPRH; via the coding sequence GTGCCTGCTCTGAAACAGATCGCATCGACGGTCATCTCTACAGCCTTGTTGTCTGCATTTGCCCTCACTCCGGCTGTGGCAGCCGACAAGGACAAGGCTGACGACAAACAGCCGAAGCCGCCCGCTTCCATGTCGACCGTCGGTGGGACACGGCTGGGCCAGACCGGCACCCAGGTGGAACTGGGGCCGGGCGCCCCGGTGCTGCCCAAGGACCTGACCGCGAGGTCCTGGGTCGTGGCCGACGCGGAGAACGGCGAGGTCCTCGCCGCGCACAACGCGCACTGGCGGCTGCCCCCCGCCTCCACGCTGAAGATGCTCTTCGCCGACACGGTGCTGCCGGCCCTCCAGCCGAAGACCATGACCTACACCGTCGACGAGGCGGACCTCGCCGGGGTCGGCGAGGGCAGCAGCCTGGTGGGCATCAAGGAGGACCACAGCTACACCGTCCACGACCTGTGGCTCGGGGTCTTCCTGCGCTCCGGCAACGACGCGGTGCACGTGCTGTCCGCGATGTACGGCGGGGTGGACGCCACCGTCGCCGCGATGCGGCGGCACGCCGAGGAACTGCAGGCCCTCGACACCTATGTGGTCTCCCCCGACGGTTACGACGCCCCGAAACAGGTCTCCAGCGCGTACGACCTGACGCTCTTCGCCCGCAGCGGCATGCAGAAGGCGGACTTCCGCGAGTACGCCGCCACGGCCACCGCGAGCTTCCCCGGGGAGAAGAAGGGGAAGAAGCGCGAGAGCTTCGAGATCCAGAACACCAACCGGCTGATCACCGGTGACATCGGCGTCGAACCGTACAAGGGCATCGCGGGGGTGAAGAACGGTTACACCAGCCACGCCGGCAACACCTTCACCGGTGTCGCCGAGCGCGACGGGAAGGTACTGCTGGTCACCGTCATGCACCCGGACGACGAGGTGAGCCACGCCGTCTACAAGGAGGCCGCGAGCCTGCTCGACTGGGGATTCGAGGCGAGCGGCAAGGTGTCCCCGGTCGGCATGCTGGTGCCGCCGAAGTCCGCCGAAGCCTCCCTGGGGAAGGGCGGCGAGGCCGCTTCGGGGGCCGCCGTGCCGAAGGAGGAAGGGGCGCACGGGAAGCCGGTGACCGTCGGGACGAGTGTGGCCGCCGCCCCCGCCGGCTCCGGCGGGGTGTGGACCGCGCTGTCCGTCACGGCCGGCTCGCTGCTCCTGCTGGCGGCCGGGGTCTACCTGGTCAACCGGCGCTGGCCGCTGCCCGACCTGGTGCGCCGCCTTCCCCGTCACTGA
- a CDS encoding YihY/virulence factor BrkB family protein: MDWLKKLPVVGPLVVRLARTHAWHSYETLDRVHWTRLAAAITFLSFLALFPLIAVGAAAGAALLTDRQLARIEKQLAEQVPGISDQLGIDNLVAHAGTVGVVAGVLLLFTGVSWIGSMRECLRAVWERDDADEGNPIVRKLKDAVLLLGLGGAALATLAVSAVGSTAIGWTADKLGIPEDGAGGVLIRTAALIVAAGADFLLLLYMLTLLPGVEPPRHRLVVAGLVGAVGFELLKLLLGSYMKSVASKSMYGAFGLPVALLLWINLSAKLLLVCAAWTATRDSGEEEPAVSDGEGGAPGRAAASAG, translated from the coding sequence ATGGACTGGCTGAAGAAACTCCCCGTGGTGGGACCGCTCGTCGTCCGGCTGGCGCGGACGCACGCCTGGCACTCCTACGAGACCCTGGACCGGGTCCACTGGACCCGGCTCGCCGCGGCGATCACCTTCCTCAGCTTCCTCGCGCTCTTCCCGCTGATCGCGGTCGGCGCGGCCGCCGGTGCGGCGCTGCTGACGGACCGGCAGCTGGCCAGGATCGAGAAGCAGCTGGCCGAGCAGGTGCCGGGTATCTCCGACCAGTTGGGCATCGACAACCTGGTGGCCCACGCCGGCACGGTCGGAGTGGTCGCCGGTGTACTGCTGCTCTTCACCGGCGTCAGCTGGATCGGTTCGATGCGGGAGTGCCTGCGCGCCGTCTGGGAGAGGGACGACGCGGACGAGGGCAATCCGATCGTGCGCAAGCTGAAGGACGCCGTCCTGCTGCTCGGCCTCGGCGGCGCGGCACTCGCCACGCTCGCCGTCTCCGCCGTCGGTTCGACCGCCATCGGCTGGACCGCCGACAAGCTGGGCATCCCCGAGGACGGGGCCGGCGGGGTGCTGATCCGGACGGCCGCGCTGATCGTGGCGGCCGGCGCCGACTTCCTCCTCCTGCTCTACATGCTGACGCTGCTGCCCGGGGTGGAGCCGCCGAGGCACCGGCTGGTCGTCGCCGGGCTCGTCGGCGCCGTCGGCTTCGAGCTGCTCAAACTGCTGCTCGGCAGCTATATGAAGAGCGTCGCCTCGAAAAGCATGTACGGCGCCTTCGGGCTGCCGGTCGCCCTCCTGCTGTGGATCAACCTCAGCGCGAAACTGCTGCTGGTCTGCGCCGCCTGGACGGCGACGCGGGACAGCGGGGAGGAGGAGCCGGCGGTCAGTGACGGGGAAGGCGGCGCACCAGGTCGGGCAGCGGCCAGCGCCGGTTGA
- a CDS encoding FAD-binding oxidoreductase produces MSVDTVSMTGWGRTAPTTALRFRPRTYEEAAVAVTGRGPRGVVARGLGRAHGDAAQNAGGSVVDMTGLDRVHAVDAVGGVVACDAGVSLHRLIEALLPLGWFLPVTPATRYVTVGGAIGSDLHGTGHRTAGSFTRHVRSLELLTADGSVRRVVPGTDLFDATAGGLGLTGVILSATLSLLPVTTSLMSVDTERAADLDAALAGLAAGGAAYESARIDLMARGRATGRAVLIRGEHVPVDALPARARRTALAFRPGKLPPVPAYVPEGLLGRAPAALLGELRFRGARAARAGRLQRISAFFHPLDALPGWNRLHGPGGFVQYQCAVGDGQEEVLHRIVQRLARRRCPAFHAVLQRLGAGGPGWLSFPVPGWSLSFGLPAGLPGLGRLLDLFDDETAAAGGRVCLAKDARMRPSAPAAMYPRLPDFRALRGELDPEGAFRSDLSRRLAL; encoded by the coding sequence ATGTCCGTCGACACGGTGTCCATGACCGGTTGGGGCCGTACCGCCCCGACGACCGCCCTCCGTTTCCGTCCCCGTACGTACGAGGAGGCGGCGGTCGCCGTGACGGGCCGCGGGCCGCGCGGGGTCGTCGCCCGTGGACTGGGCAGGGCGCACGGCGACGCGGCGCAGAACGCGGGCGGTTCGGTGGTGGACATGACCGGGCTGGACCGCGTGCACGCGGTGGACGCGGTCGGCGGCGTGGTCGCCTGCGACGCCGGGGTGAGCCTGCACCGCCTCATCGAGGCGCTGCTCCCGCTGGGCTGGTTCCTCCCGGTGACCCCGGCGACCCGGTACGTCACGGTGGGCGGGGCGATCGGCTCCGACCTCCACGGCACCGGCCACCGGACGGCCGGCTCCTTCACCCGGCACGTGCGCTCCCTGGAGCTGCTGACCGCCGACGGCTCGGTACGGCGGGTGGTGCCCGGCACCGATCTGTTCGACGCGACGGCGGGCGGCCTGGGGCTGACCGGGGTCATCCTCTCCGCCACGCTCTCCCTCCTGCCGGTCACGACCTCCCTGATGTCGGTGGACACCGAGCGGGCGGCCGACCTGGACGCGGCGCTGGCCGGGCTCGCCGCGGGCGGTGCCGCCTACGAGTCGGCCCGGATCGACCTGATGGCACGGGGGAGGGCGACCGGGCGGGCCGTCCTGATCCGCGGGGAGCACGTGCCGGTGGACGCGCTCCCGGCGCGCGCCCGGCGCACCGCGCTGGCCTTCCGCCCGGGGAAGCTGCCGCCCGTTCCGGCGTACGTACCGGAGGGGCTGCTGGGCCGGGCCCCGGCGGCGCTGCTGGGGGAGCTCCGCTTCCGCGGCGCGCGCGCCGCGCGGGCCGGGCGGCTCCAGCGGATCAGCGCCTTCTTCCACCCCCTGGACGCCCTCCCCGGCTGGAACCGGCTGCACGGCCCGGGCGGGTTCGTGCAGTACCAGTGCGCCGTCGGCGACGGGCAGGAGGAGGTGTTGCACAGGATCGTGCAGCGGCTCGCGCGGCGCCGCTGTCCGGCCTTCCACGCCGTGCTCCAGCGCCTCGGGGCGGGAGGGCCGGGGTGGCTCTCGTTCCCGGTGCCCGGCTGGTCGCTCTCGTTCGGGCTGCCCGCGGGGCTGCCCGGTCTGGGGCGGCTGCTGGACCTCTTCGACGACGAGACGGCGGCGGCGGGCGGCCGTGTCTGCCTCGCGAAGGACGCCCGGATGCGGCCTTCGGCACCGGCCGCGATGTACCCCAGGCTGCCGGACTTCCGGGCGTTGCGCGGGGAGCTGGACCCGGAGGGCGCCTTCCGCTCCGATCTGTCCCGCCGGCTCGCGCTCTGA
- a CDS encoding decaprenylphospho-beta-D-erythro-pentofuranosid-2-ulose 2-reductase codes for MKNAFGAPQSLLVLGGTSEIGLATARRLIARRTRVVRLAGRPSPALERAAAGLRELGAEVHTVAFDALDPGSHEEVLGKVFAEGDTDMVLLAFGVHGDQIRDEEEPLGAVEVAQTNYTGAVCAGLVCAGALQAQGHGSLVVLSSAAGARARRADFIYGSSKAGLDAFAQGLGDALHGTGVHVMVVRPGAVRTRPARRGESPLVTTPGAVADAIVTGLRRRSETVWVPGPLRAVAAALRLVPRPLYRRLPVR; via the coding sequence GTGAAGAACGCCTTCGGTGCCCCGCAGTCCCTGCTCGTCCTCGGCGGCACCTCGGAGATCGGGCTGGCGACCGCGCGCCGGCTGATCGCCCGCCGCACCCGCGTGGTGCGGCTGGCCGGGCGCCCCTCGCCCGCTCTGGAGCGGGCCGCGGCCGGACTGCGTGAGCTGGGCGCCGAGGTGCACACCGTGGCCTTCGACGCGCTGGACCCCGGCTCGCACGAGGAGGTGCTGGGGAAGGTGTTCGCCGAGGGCGACACCGACATGGTGCTGCTGGCCTTCGGTGTCCACGGTGACCAGATCCGCGACGAGGAGGAGCCGCTCGGCGCGGTCGAGGTGGCGCAGACGAACTACACCGGCGCGGTCTGTGCCGGTCTGGTGTGCGCCGGCGCGTTGCAGGCGCAGGGGCACGGATCGCTGGTGGTGCTCTCCTCGGCCGCCGGGGCGCGCGCCCGGCGCGCCGACTTCATCTACGGCTCCAGCAAGGCGGGGCTGGACGCCTTCGCCCAGGGGCTGGGGGACGCGCTGCACGGGACCGGGGTGCATGTGATGGTCGTACGCCCCGGGGCCGTGCGGACGCGTCCGGCGAGGCGTGGGGAGAGTCCGCTCGTCACGACGCCGGGGGCCGTCGCGGACGCGATCGTCACGGGGTTGCGGCGCCGTTCGGAGACGGTGTGGGTACCCGGCCCCCTGCGGGCGGTGGCGGCGGCCCTGCGGCTCGTACCGCGCCCGCTGTACCGGCGGCTGCCGGTGCGCTGA
- a CDS encoding 2'-5' RNA ligase family protein, whose protein sequence is MGTVTLGVSIAVPEPYGSLLQERRASFGDPAAYGIPTHVTLLPPTEAEAADLRAIETHLAQIATAGRPFPMRLSGTGTFRPLSPVVYVQVVEGASACSWLQKRVREPSGPLVRELQFPYHPHVTVAHGIEEAAMDRAYEELSSYEASWTCGSFALYEQGADAVWRKIQEFPFGGGGGAPAVPAQGGWFVDQPSLHP, encoded by the coding sequence GTGGGGACCGTAACGCTCGGCGTTTCGATCGCGGTCCCGGAGCCCTACGGCAGCCTGCTCCAGGAGCGGCGCGCGAGCTTCGGGGATCCTGCCGCCTACGGCATTCCCACCCACGTCACCCTCCTCCCGCCGACCGAGGCCGAGGCCGCCGACCTGCGGGCGATCGAGACGCACCTCGCGCAGATCGCCACGGCCGGCCGGCCCTTCCCGATGCGGCTGTCGGGCACCGGGACCTTCCGGCCGCTGTCCCCGGTCGTCTACGTCCAGGTCGTCGAGGGCGCCTCCGCGTGCTCCTGGCTCCAGAAGCGGGTCAGGGAGCCCTCGGGACCGCTGGTGCGCGAGCTCCAGTTCCCCTACCACCCGCACGTGACGGTGGCGCACGGCATCGAGGAGGCGGCCATGGACCGCGCCTACGAGGAGCTCTCCTCCTACGAGGCGTCGTGGACCTGTGGCTCCTTCGCGCTGTACGAACAGGGCGCGGACGCCGTCTGGCGCAAGATCCAGGAGTTCCCCTTCGGGGGCGGCGGCGGCGCGCCCGCCGTTCCCGCGCAGGGCGGCTGGTTCGTGGACCAGCCCTCCCTGCACCCCTGA
- the trpS gene encoding tryptophan--tRNA ligase, producing the protein MASDRPRVLSGIQPTAGSFHLGNYLGAVRQWVALQESHDAFYMVVDLHAITVPQDPAELRANTRLAVAQLLAAGLDPERCTLFVQSHVPEHAQLGWIMNCLTGFGEASRMTQFKDKAAKQGADRATVGLFTYPVLQVADILLYQADEVPVGEDQRQHIELTRDLAERFNGRFGDTFTVPSPYILKETAKIFDLQDPSVKMSKSASTPKGLINLLDEPKATAKKVKSAVTDTDTVIRYDPEKKPGVSNLLSVYSVLTGTSVEDLERKYEGKGYGALKTDLADVMVEFVTPFRTRTQEYLDDPETLDSILAKGAEKARTVAAETLARAYDRMGLLPAKH; encoded by the coding sequence ATGGCCTCTGATCGTCCTCGTGTGCTCTCCGGGATCCAGCCCACCGCAGGCTCGTTCCACCTCGGCAACTACCTCGGCGCGGTCCGCCAGTGGGTGGCGCTGCAGGAATCCCACGACGCCTTCTACATGGTGGTGGACCTGCACGCGATCACCGTTCCGCAGGATCCCGCCGAACTGCGCGCCAACACCCGGCTCGCCGTCGCCCAGCTGCTGGCCGCCGGTCTCGACCCCGAACGCTGCACGCTGTTCGTCCAGAGCCACGTCCCCGAACACGCCCAGCTCGGCTGGATCATGAACTGCCTCACCGGCTTCGGCGAGGCGTCGAGGATGACGCAGTTCAAGGACAAGGCCGCCAAGCAGGGCGCCGACCGCGCCACCGTCGGCCTCTTCACCTACCCGGTGCTCCAGGTGGCGGACATCCTGCTCTACCAGGCCGACGAGGTCCCGGTCGGCGAGGACCAGCGTCAGCACATCGAGCTGACCCGCGACCTCGCCGAGCGCTTCAACGGCCGCTTCGGTGACACGTTCACCGTCCCCTCGCCGTACATCCTCAAGGAGACGGCGAAGATCTTCGACCTGCAGGACCCCTCGGTCAAGATGAGCAAGTCGGCGTCCACGCCGAAGGGCCTGATCAACCTGCTCGACGAGCCGAAGGCCACCGCGAAGAAGGTGAAGAGCGCCGTCACCGACACGGACACGGTCATCCGCTACGACCCGGAGAAGAAGCCCGGCGTCAGCAACCTCCTATCCGTCTACTCCGTCCTCACCGGCACCTCGGTCGAGGACCTGGAGCGGAAGTACGAAGGCAAGGGGTACGGCGCGCTCAAGACGGACCTCGCCGACGTCATGGTGGAGTTCGTCACCCCCTTCCGGACCCGCACCCAGGAATACCTCGACGACCCGGAGACGCTGGACTCGATTCTGGCCAAGGGCGCCGAGAAGGCGCGGACCGTCGCCGCCGAGACGCTTGCCCGGGCATACGACCGTATGGGACTTCTGCCCGCGAAGCACTGA
- the rocD gene encoding ornithine--oxo-acid transaminase yields MPTTENALALAEAHSAHNYHPLPVVVATAEGAWMTDVEGRRYLDMLAGYSALNFGHGNRRLLDAARAQLERVTLTSRAFHHDRFAEFCAQLAELCGMEMVLPMNTGAEAVETAVKTARKWGYRVKGVPDGMAKVIVAADNFHGRTTTVISFSTDPEARADYGPYTPGFEIVPYGDLTAMAEAMTENTVAVLLEPVQGEAGVLVPPPGYLAGVRELTRERNVLFVADEIQSGLGRTGRTFALEHEGVVPDMYVLGKALGGGVVPVSAVVSSAGVLGVFRPGEHGSTFGGNPLGCAVALEVIAMLRTGEYQQRAAELGDHLHRELGLLADGDAVTAVRGRGLWAGVDVAPRLGTGREVSERLMERGVLVKDTHGSTIRIAPPLMIGKEDLDWGLEQLRGVLTG; encoded by the coding sequence GTGCCGACCACGGAGAACGCCCTCGCCCTGGCCGAGGCGCACAGTGCGCACAACTACCACCCGTTGCCCGTCGTCGTCGCGACCGCGGAGGGTGCCTGGATGACCGATGTGGAGGGGCGCCGGTACCTCGACATGCTGGCCGGTTACTCGGCTCTCAACTTCGGCCATGGCAACCGGCGGCTCCTCGACGCGGCCAGGGCCCAGCTGGAGCGGGTGACGCTGACCTCGCGCGCCTTCCACCACGACCGCTTCGCCGAGTTCTGCGCCCAGCTCGCCGAGCTGTGCGGGATGGAGATGGTGCTGCCCATGAACACCGGGGCGGAGGCCGTGGAGACGGCGGTGAAGACCGCCCGGAAGTGGGGCTACCGCGTCAAGGGGGTGCCGGACGGCATGGCGAAGGTCATCGTCGCCGCCGACAACTTCCACGGCCGCACCACGACGGTCATCAGCTTCTCCACGGACCCCGAGGCGCGCGCCGACTACGGCCCCTACACGCCGGGCTTCGAGATCGTGCCGTACGGGGACCTGACCGCCATGGCCGAGGCGATGACCGAGAACACGGTCGCGGTGCTGCTGGAGCCGGTCCAGGGCGAGGCGGGGGTCCTGGTGCCTCCGCCGGGTTATCTGGCCGGGGTGCGGGAGCTGACCCGGGAGCGGAACGTCCTGTTCGTCGCGGACGAGATCCAGTCGGGGCTCGGGCGTACGGGCCGCACCTTCGCCCTCGAACACGAGGGCGTGGTCCCCGACATGTACGTCCTGGGCAAGGCGCTGGGCGGCGGGGTCGTACCGGTGTCGGCCGTCGTCTCGTCGGCCGGGGTGCTGGGCGTCTTCCGCCCCGGTGAGCACGGTTCGACGTTCGGCGGGAACCCGCTGGGCTGCGCCGTCGCCCTGGAGGTGATCGCGATGCTGCGCACCGGTGAGTACCAGCAGAGGGCGGCGGAGCTGGGCGACCACCTCCACCGCGAACTGGGCCTGCTGGCCGACGGTGACGCGGTGACGGCCGTACGGGGGCGCGGGCTGTGGGCCGGAGTCGACGTCGCCCCGCGGCTGGGGACCGGCCGGGAGGTCTCGGAGCGGCTGATGGAGCGGGGTGTCCTGGTCAAGGACACCCACGGTTCCACCATCCGGATCGCCCCTCCGCTGATGATCGGCAAGGAGGACCTGGACTGGGGTCTGGAGCAGCTCCGGGGCGTCCTGACGGGCTGA